The following are encoded together in the Salvia hispanica cultivar TCC Black 2014 chromosome 6, UniMelb_Shisp_WGS_1.0, whole genome shotgun sequence genome:
- the LOC125194300 gene encoding cytochrome P450 716A1-like isoform X1, translating into MESTMMMLWVVAFVSLVYLVMMKKRTSERRLPPGPLGIPIVGQSLELLKAMRDDKAEVWLRERVRKYGPISKMNIFGRKTVFLTGQAYNKFMFSCDEETISNKQPKSMRQVFGPTNLFEMSGEDHRRLRRAYLAFLKPEALKQYVGTMDHEIRLHLTQHWHDDHVISVEPLMKTLTFNMICTLLFGIERGERRQKFVHLFEQVMEGLLLVPINIPFTRYNRSIRARKESGAMIRTLMREKREKLARGEPAHDLISSLISMCDDDGSPLLSDQEIEDNSAVALIAGYDTTSTLLTYIVKLIAQHPNVHQLLLKENQEIMRGKKSESDPLTWDDLAKMKYTWKFATEALRLYPPGLFGFRHVLRDFEIDGYVVPKGWQLLWAACTTHLDESIFPDPLNFNPSRYEDQAMPPNTFVAFGGGARKCPGYEFARMETLAMIHYLVTRFTWKLHLEENPVSRDPMPVFKQGLPIHIHINNPSLHDAIKF; encoded by the exons ATGGAGTCgacgatgatgatgttgtGGGTGGTGGCGTTTGTGTCTCTAGTTTATTtggtgatgatgaagaagaggaCTAGTGAGAGAAGGCTCCCACCGGGGCCGTTAGGAATTCCGATAGTCGGGCAAAGCCTGGAGCTTCTGAAGGCGATGCGAGATGATAAAGCTGAGGTGTGGCTGCGAGAAAGGGTCCGAAAATACGGGCCGATTTCGAAGATGAACATATTCGGAAGAAAGACGGTGTTTCTAACGGGCCAAGCTTACAACAAATTCATGTTCAGCTGCGACGAGGAGACCATCTCCAACAAGCAGCCCAAGTCGATGCGACAAGTGTTTGGGCCCACGAACTTGTTCGAGATGTCCGGGGAAGATCACCGGCGGTTGAGAAGAGCTTACCTTGCCTTCTTGAAGCCAGAAGCCCTCAAACAGTATGTGGGGACGATGGACCATGAGATCCGATTGCATCTCACACAGCATTGGCATGACGACCATGTTATCTCG GTGGAGCCGCTGATGAAGACTCTCACATTCAATATGATTTGCACGCTTCTGTTTGGAATAGAGAGAGGGGAGAGAAGGCAAAAATTTGTGCATCTGTTCGAACAAGTGATGGAAGGACTGTTGCTGGTGCCGATCAATATCCCCTTCACCCGCTACAACAGAAGCATACGCGCCCGGAAGGAATCGGGAGCCATGATAAGGACACTGATGCGCGAGAAGAGGGAGAAACTCGCCAGAGGAGAACCTGCGCACGATCTCATCTCCAGCTTGATCTCCATGTGCGATGACGACGGCTCACCGCTCTTGAGCGACCAGGAAATCGAGGACAACAGCGCTGTCGCGTTGATTGCCGGCTACGACACCACCTCCACGCTTCTCACATACATAGTAAAACTCATAGCTCAACACCCCAATGTTCATCAACTTCTCCTCAAAG AGAACCAAGAGATTATGCGAGGAAAGAAGAGCGAGAGTGATCCTCTGACATGGGATGATCTTGCTAAGATGAAGTACACATGGAAATTTGCAACGGAGGCGTTGAGGTTGTATCCACCGGGATTGTTCGGGTTCAGGCATGTCCTTCGAGATTTTGAGATTGATGGATACGTTGTTCCTAAAGGATGGCAGTTGCTATGGGCAGCATGCACGACGCATTTGGACGAATCCATATTCCCGGATCCGCTTAACTTCAACCCCTCGCGTTACGAAGATCAAGCGATGCCACCGAATACCTTTGTAGCGTTTGGAGGAGGTGCCAGGAAGTGCCCAGGCTACGAATTTGCAAGAATGGAGACGTTAGCGATGATTCATTATTTGGTCACTCGCTTCACTTGGAAACTTCATTTGGAAGAGAATCCAGTAAGCAGAGATCCCATGCCGGTTTTCAAACAAGGCTTGCCCATACAC ATTCACATTAACAACCCTTCATTACACGATGCCATCAAATTCTAA
- the LOC125194300 gene encoding cytochrome P450 716B1-like isoform X2, producing MGSTILLWVLAFVSLVFLVTKKKRIGQRRVPPGTMGVPIIGQTLELLKAMRADKSEEWFQERARKYGPVSKMNIFGKRTVFVTGQAYNKFIFSSDEQTLSNKQPPSVRRLLGERNLFEMSSEDHRRLRGAILSFLKPEALKQYVGTMDHEIRLHLTHHWHHDHVISVMPLMKTLTFNMICTLLFGIERGERRQTLVRLFEQVMDAMVAVPLNLPFTRFNKSIRARAEAGAIVRALIREKRQKLERGEAEHDLITSLLSMCDDIGSPLLSDQEIEDNCAVAMIAGHDTTSTLLTYLIKLIAEHPNVYQVLLNEHEEIVRGKKGASDPLTWEDLGKMKYTWRLATEALRMYPPVIFGFRQVLKDIEMGGYIIPKGWQVFWAGCMTQMDGSIYPDPYKFDPSRFEDQTAMPPHTFVAFGGGSRMCPGYEFARMETLAMIHYLVTRFTWKLCLEENTVSRDPMPVFKQGLPIHIHINNPSLHDAIKF from the exons ATGGGGTCGACGATTTTGCTGTGGGTCCTAGCGTTTGTGTCTCTGGTTTTTTTGGtgacgaagaagaagaggatcGGGCAGAGAAGGGTCCCACCGGGGACGATGGGAGTTCCGATAATCGGGCAAACCCTGGAGCTCCTGAAGGCGATGCGAGCTGATAAAAGCGAGGAGTGGTTCCAAGAAAGGGCCCGAAAATACGGCCCGGTTTCGAAAATGAACATATTCGGAAAGCGGACGGTATTTGTAACGGGCCAAGCATACAACAAATTCATATTCAGCAGCGACGAGCAGACGCTCTCCAACAAGCAGCCACCGTCGGTGCGGCGGCTGCTCGGCGAGAGGAATTTGTTCGAGATGAGCAGCGAAGATCACCGCCGGTTGAGGGGAGCAATCCTCTCCTTCTTGAAGCCAGAAGCCCTCAAGCAGTATGTCGGAACGATGGACCATGAGATCAGATTGCACCTCACCCACCATTGGCATCACGATCACGTTATCTCG GTGATGCCATTGATGAAGACACTGACGTTTAATATGATTTGCACGCTTCTGTTCGGAatagagagaggagagagaagacaAACTTTGGTGCGTCTCTTCGAACAAGTGATGGACGCAATGGTGGCTGTGCCGTTAAATCTCCCCTTCACCCGCTTCAACAAAAGCATACGGGCGAGGGCGGAAGCAGGGGCCATCGTAAGGGCATTGATACGCGAGAAGAGACAGAAACTGGAGAGAGGAGAAGCTGAGCACGATCTCATCACCAGCTTATTGAGCATGTGCGATGACATCGGGTCACCACTTTTGTCCGACCAGGAAATCGAGGACAATTGTGCGGTAGCCATGATCGCCGGCCACGACACAACCTCCACACTTCTTACATACCTCATCAAACTCATAGCTGAACACCCAAACGTCTACCAAGTTCTCCTCAATG AGCACGAAGAGATTGTGCGAGGGAAAAAGGGAGCGAGTGATCCTCTGACGTGGGAGGATCTTGGTAAGATGAAGTACACATGGAGACTTGCAACAGAGGCGTTGAGGATGTATCCGCCGGTAATATTCGGGTTTAGGCAAGTTCTTAAAGATATTGAGATGGGAGGCTACATTATTCCCAAAGGATGGCAAGTGTTTTGGGCTGGATGCATGACGCAGATGGATGGATCAATATACCCGGATCCGTACAAGTTCGACCCGTCGCGTTTCGAAGATCAAACAGCGATGCCACCGCATACTTTCGTAGCATTTGGAGGAGGTTCGAGGATGTGCCCAGGCTACGAATTTGCAAGAATGGAGACGTTAGCAATGATTCATTATTTGGTCACTCGCTTCACTTGGAAGCTCTGTTTGGAAGAGAATACGGTAAGCAGAGATCCCATGCCGGTTTTCAAACAAGGCTTGCCCATACACATTCACATTAACAACCCTTCATTACACGATGCCATCAAATTCTAA
- the LOC125194301 gene encoding cytochrome P450 716B1-like: MESTMILLWVLSFVPLIILMIKKKRIGERRLPPGSLGIPIIGQTLELSKAMRSDKAEEWLQERARKYGPISKMSIFGKPTVLVTGQAYNKFVFSSDGKTLSSKQPTSVSRLMGESNLFQTIGEDHSRLRGAILSFLKPEALKQYVGLMDNEIRLHLAQYWHPDHVISVEPLMKTLTFNMICTLLFGIERGERRETFVRLFKQVIEGTFVAPINLPFTRFNRSIRARSEVGAIIREVIHEKRAKLQRGEKEHDFITSLLSMCDEDGLPLLSDQEIEDNCTVTMVAGYDTTSGLLTYLVKLIAEHPNVYQLLLKEQEEIARGKKGESDPLTWEDIGKMKYTWRVATEALRMYPPILFVFKTTIQDIEIGGYVIPKGWQVLWTTCITHLDGSIYPDPYKFNPSRFEDQAAMPPNTFIPFGGGARLCPGNEFARIETLALIHYLVTRFTWKLCLEDNTVSREPMPVFKQGLPIRLSSREPYKA, translated from the exons ATGGAGTCGACGATGATATTGTTGTGGGTGCTGTCGTTTGTACCTCTGATTATATTGATgataaagaagaagagaattgGGGAGAGAAGGCTCCCACCGGGGTCGTTAGGAATTCCGATAATCGGGCAAACCCTGGAGCTTTCCAAGGCAATGCGATCTGATAAAGCTGAGGAGTGGCTGCAAGAAAGGGCCCGAAAATACGGCCCGATTTCGAAGATGAGCATATTCGGGAAGCCGACAGTATTGGTAACGGGCCAAGCTTACAACAAGTTCGTATTCAGCAGCGACGGAAAGACGCTCTCCAGCAAGCAGCCGACGTCGGTGAGCCGGCTGATGGGCGAGAGCAATTTGTTTCAGACGATCGGCGAAGATCACAGCAGATTGAGAGGAGCAATCCTGTCTTTCTTGAAGCCAGAAGCCCTCAAACAGTATGTTGGGTTGATGGACAATGAGATCAGGTTGCACCTAGCTCAATATTGGCATCCCGATCATGTTATCTcg GTGGAACCGCTGATGAAGACACTGACATTCAATATGATTTGCACGCTTCTGTTTGGAATAGAGAGAGGGGAGAGAAGGGAAACCTTTGTGCGTCTCTTCAAACAAGTGATAGAGGGTACGTTTGTTGCACCTATAAATCTCCCCTTTACGCGCTTCAACAGAAGCATACGAGCGAGGTCGGAAGTTGGAGCCATAATAAGGGAAGTGATACATGAGAAGAGAGCGAAACTTCAAAGAGGAGAAAAGGAGCACGATTTCATCACCAGCTTGCTCTCCATGTGCGATGAAGACGGCTTACCGCTCTTGTCTGACCAGGAAATCGAAGACAACTGCACAGTGACGATGGTGGCGGGATACGACACCACCTCCGGTCTTCTCACATACTTAGTCAAACTTATAGCTGAACACCCCAATGTTTATCAACTTCTCCTCAAAG AGCAAGAAGAGATTGCACGAGGGAAGAAGGGAGAAAGTGATCCTCTAACTTGGGAAGATATTGGTAAGATGAAGTACACGTGGAGAGTTGCGACAGAGGCGTTGAGGATGTATCCACCAATATTATTCGTGTTTAAGACAACGATTCAAGATATTGAGATAGGAGGATATGTTATTCCTAAAGGATGGCAGGTGCTTTGGACAACATGCATAACGCATTTGGATGGATCCATATACCCGGATCCGTACAAGTTCAACCCCTCGCGTTTCGAAGATCAAGCAGCGATGCCACCAAATACCTTCATACCGTTTGGAGGAGGTGCGAGGCTTTGCCCAGGCAACGAATTTGCAAGAATAGAGACATTGGCGTTGATTCATTACTTGGTCACTCGCTTTACTTGGAAGCTCTGTTTGGAAGATAATACGGTCAGCAGAGAACCCATGCCGGTTTTCAAACAAGGCCTACCCATACGCCTTAGCAGCAGAGAACCTTATAAAGCATGA
- the LOC125194300 gene encoding cytochrome P450 716B1-like isoform X3: MESTMMMLWVVAFVSLVYLVMMKKRTSERRLPPGPLGIPIVGQSLELLKAMRDDKAEVWLRERVRKYGPISKMNIFGRKTVFLTGQAYNKFMFSCDEETISNKQPKSMRQVFGPTNLFEMSGEDHRRLRRAYLAFLKPEALKQYVGTMDHEIRLHLTQHWHDDHVISVEPLMKTLTFNMICTLLFGIERGERRQKFVHLFEQVMEGLLLVPINIPFTRYNRSIRARKESGAMIRTLMREKREKLARGEPAHDLISSLISMCDDDGSPLLSDQEIEDNSAVALIAGYDTTSTLLTYIVKLIAQHPNVHQLLLKENQEIMRGKKSESDPLTWDDLAKMKYTWKFATEALRLYPPGLFGFRHVLRDFEIDGYVVPKGWQLLWAACTTHLDESIFPDPLNFNPSRYEDQAMPPNTFVAFGGGARKCPGYEFARMETLAMIHYLVTRFTWKLHLEENPVSRDPMPVFKQGLPIHIHINNPSEKLL; encoded by the exons ATGGAGTCgacgatgatgatgttgtGGGTGGTGGCGTTTGTGTCTCTAGTTTATTtggtgatgatgaagaagaggaCTAGTGAGAGAAGGCTCCCACCGGGGCCGTTAGGAATTCCGATAGTCGGGCAAAGCCTGGAGCTTCTGAAGGCGATGCGAGATGATAAAGCTGAGGTGTGGCTGCGAGAAAGGGTCCGAAAATACGGGCCGATTTCGAAGATGAACATATTCGGAAGAAAGACGGTGTTTCTAACGGGCCAAGCTTACAACAAATTCATGTTCAGCTGCGACGAGGAGACCATCTCCAACAAGCAGCCCAAGTCGATGCGACAAGTGTTTGGGCCCACGAACTTGTTCGAGATGTCCGGGGAAGATCACCGGCGGTTGAGAAGAGCTTACCTTGCCTTCTTGAAGCCAGAAGCCCTCAAACAGTATGTGGGGACGATGGACCATGAGATCCGATTGCATCTCACACAGCATTGGCATGACGACCATGTTATCTCG GTGGAGCCGCTGATGAAGACTCTCACATTCAATATGATTTGCACGCTTCTGTTTGGAATAGAGAGAGGGGAGAGAAGGCAAAAATTTGTGCATCTGTTCGAACAAGTGATGGAAGGACTGTTGCTGGTGCCGATCAATATCCCCTTCACCCGCTACAACAGAAGCATACGCGCCCGGAAGGAATCGGGAGCCATGATAAGGACACTGATGCGCGAGAAGAGGGAGAAACTCGCCAGAGGAGAACCTGCGCACGATCTCATCTCCAGCTTGATCTCCATGTGCGATGACGACGGCTCACCGCTCTTGAGCGACCAGGAAATCGAGGACAACAGCGCTGTCGCGTTGATTGCCGGCTACGACACCACCTCCACGCTTCTCACATACATAGTAAAACTCATAGCTCAACACCCCAATGTTCATCAACTTCTCCTCAAAG AGAACCAAGAGATTATGCGAGGAAAGAAGAGCGAGAGTGATCCTCTGACATGGGATGATCTTGCTAAGATGAAGTACACATGGAAATTTGCAACGGAGGCGTTGAGGTTGTATCCACCGGGATTGTTCGGGTTCAGGCATGTCCTTCGAGATTTTGAGATTGATGGATACGTTGTTCCTAAAGGATGGCAGTTGCTATGGGCAGCATGCACGACGCATTTGGACGAATCCATATTCCCGGATCCGCTTAACTTCAACCCCTCGCGTTACGAAGATCAAGCGATGCCACCGAATACCTTTGTAGCGTTTGGAGGAGGTGCCAGGAAGTGCCCAGGCTACGAATTTGCAAGAATGGAGACGTTAGCGATGATTCATTATTTGGTCACTCGCTTCACTTGGAAACTTCATTTGGAAGAGAATCCAGTAAGCAGAGATCCCATGCCGGTTTTCAAACAAGGCTTGCCCATACACATTCACATCAACAACCCCtcagaaaaattgttgtaa